Proteins encoded in a region of the Agromyces protaetiae genome:
- a CDS encoding RHS repeat domain-containing protein has translation MAVVRDGSVHTWRGAALGGALCAALLLGGVSPSWAADEGSGAGGGSPVLGALPLGAGVQGTLDERAGSFSFEVPLGGLSLAWDSRGRDEGRFGFGPRWSVGGVAYVDTQGGVRVIPSRGVQGVFEADATAPSGLASYIGDDVRFAQTPGVLPPRADGVLGEREYAFVLRELGGMVSYFDAAGDPVAKLDAHGNRVDWRWGPGHRLKGVVTEHGVVTELDWSDPARVEVRSRAGAGDARPVGTVELDGGQVAEVTDASGARTTVTYAPSGLVEQVGTASGAVTRLTWQQLPDGTSAVQRVAVTDPATGEVIVERHWEAVAALASGWPAATDAATQATSGVEFRTAVTDGVNRVTTTYDGAQAMTRRDTSESSPSGERVLQRQHFAYPDRDAGAPGRVDRPSGIDLTLFNVTGTAKTVSEGFVFDAYGRVAEHTAADGTVTRTEYDAEVPADLPEDQRVPIGLPVLERTAAPDGSVTETRYTLNEARTAVTVAETYAGRRTDAQLTRTGRTEFVVDPDGFVSTERVYPQGGEGKPLVTEHTESIDLAAGTRTTTETVAAHTDLAGITTTVTDLIHGRQLAATDVLGRTATATYDPAGRPITTTISPIDDDPGATTDRLVASRSFDERGASIEKTLTAAGESRTGGRWVYDLLGREQTVTDQAGGVTLAADGTRSGYNALNQPVRETTPTGATTRTGYWATGDRATLTTREQTTGFYWDDGTLLNDTHTTADTTQTASYLTGLTRESRTLTDDTVYAIHDRHGNTTELTDPTGTPTARYAYTDYGTTTTTTTATTHTPDEASRYPFLYAGEYTNPSGTQHLAVRTYTPDRFAFTTLDTLPLQNRYGYANANPITNIDPTGHFSVADVINGVVIAAGVLFTVVTAWATFGATLAALSPAAAIAVAASAGASVTVSSLAGVAGSTLAVLGYVNDNHVQFLDEGTRERFTYSEYALMGVGVLATGLTVAALKVAPKMGAATAQQTEPVIQLVTENTTPLDKALKTFKPRAYLSQRTSATDFGRRTEVYEVFQRTATQEVSTALDWELNVSGIGLASVSKDYELAVTRLNTTSLAGEQLLDFLKEHRTLIEYAEKTFAKVRGAVLPAFKGTDDERAAFNLIMPALEETPEFAAIALLLGT, from the coding sequence GTGGCTGTAGTGCGTGATGGTTCGGTGCACACCTGGCGGGGTGCCGCGCTCGGCGGGGCACTGTGTGCCGCCCTCCTGCTCGGTGGCGTCTCGCCGTCGTGGGCGGCTGATGAGGGCTCGGGTGCCGGCGGTGGTTCGCCCGTGCTGGGCGCATTGCCACTCGGCGCCGGCGTGCAGGGCACGCTTGACGAGCGCGCGGGGTCGTTCTCGTTCGAGGTGCCCCTGGGCGGGCTGAGCCTGGCGTGGGATTCGCGAGGGCGTGACGAGGGCCGGTTCGGGTTCGGGCCGCGCTGGTCCGTGGGCGGGGTCGCGTACGTGGACACTCAGGGCGGGGTTCGGGTGATTCCGTCCCGCGGGGTGCAGGGCGTGTTCGAGGCCGACGCGACGGCACCGTCCGGGCTCGCCAGCTACATCGGCGACGACGTGCGCTTCGCGCAGACGCCGGGCGTGTTGCCGCCACGGGCCGACGGCGTGCTGGGCGAGCGCGAGTACGCGTTCGTGCTGCGAGAGCTCGGCGGCATGGTGTCGTACTTCGACGCCGCGGGCGACCCCGTCGCGAAGCTGGACGCGCATGGCAACCGGGTCGACTGGCGGTGGGGGCCCGGTCACCGGCTGAAGGGCGTCGTGACCGAGCACGGGGTCGTCACCGAACTTGACTGGTCGGACCCGGCCAGGGTCGAGGTGCGGTCGCGCGCGGGTGCGGGCGACGCCCGCCCGGTCGGCACGGTCGAGTTGGACGGCGGCCAGGTCGCCGAGGTGACGGATGCCTCGGGCGCGCGCACGACCGTGACCTACGCCCCGTCCGGGCTGGTGGAACAGGTCGGCACCGCGAGCGGAGCGGTCACGAGACTCACCTGGCAGCAGCTCCCGGACGGCACATCCGCGGTGCAACGGGTCGCGGTCACCGATCCAGCGACCGGCGAGGTGATCGTCGAGCGTCACTGGGAGGCCGTCGCGGCGCTGGCCTCGGGCTGGCCCGCAGCCACCGACGCGGCGACACAGGCGACCAGCGGGGTCGAGTTCCGGACCGCGGTCACCGACGGGGTGAACCGGGTCACGACGACGTACGACGGCGCCCAGGCCATGACGCGTCGCGACACGTCGGAGAGCTCGCCGTCGGGTGAGCGGGTGCTCCAGCGGCAGCACTTCGCGTATCCCGACCGCGACGCCGGCGCACCGGGGCGGGTGGACCGGCCGAGCGGCATCGACCTGACCCTGTTCAACGTCACCGGCACGGCGAAGACCGTGTCCGAGGGTTTCGTGTTCGATGCGTACGGCCGGGTCGCCGAGCACACCGCAGCGGATGGCACGGTCACGAGGACCGAGTACGACGCCGAGGTCCCGGCCGACCTGCCGGAAGACCAGCGGGTGCCCATCGGATTGCCGGTGCTCGAACGCACCGCGGCACCTGACGGGTCGGTCACGGAGACCAGGTACACGCTCAACGAGGCCCGCACTGCGGTCACCGTCGCCGAGACCTACGCGGGCCGACGCACCGACGCCCAGCTCACGCGGACGGGGCGGACGGAGTTCGTGGTCGACCCCGACGGGTTCGTCAGCACCGAGCGGGTGTACCCGCAGGGCGGTGAGGGCAAGCCGCTGGTCACCGAGCACACCGAGTCGATCGATCTGGCGGCCGGCACGCGGACCACGACCGAGACGGTCGCGGCGCACACCGACCTCGCGGGCATCACCACGACCGTCACCGACCTGATCCACGGCCGGCAGCTCGCCGCCACCGACGTGCTGGGCCGGACCGCGACGGCGACGTACGATCCGGCCGGCCGGCCGATCACCACGACCATTTCGCCCATCGATGACGACCCCGGTGCGACGACCGACCGTTTGGTCGCGTCCCGGAGCTTCGACGAGCGAGGCGCCAGCATCGAGAAGACCCTGACCGCGGCGGGCGAGTCCCGGACGGGTGGGCGGTGGGTGTATGACCTGCTGGGTCGGGAGCAGACCGTGACCGATCAGGCGGGCGGGGTGACCCTCGCTGCCGACGGCACCCGGAGCGGCTACAACGCGCTGAATCAACCCGTCCGCGAAACCACCCCGACCGGTGCCACGACCCGCACCGGGTACTGGGCCACCGGCGACCGCGCCACCCTCACCACCCGCGAGCAGACGACCGGGTTCTACTGGGACGACGGCACTCTCCTGAACGACACCCACACCACCGCCGACACGACGCAGACCGCGAGCTACCTCACCGGCCTCACCCGCGAATCCCGCACCCTCACCGACGACACCGTCTACGCCATCCACGACCGGCACGGCAACACCACCGAACTCACCGACCCCACCGGCACCCCCACCGCCCGCTACGCCTACACCGACTACGGCACCACGACCACGACCACCACAGCCACGACCCACACCCCCGACGAGGCATCCAGATACCCGTTCCTCTACGCCGGCGAGTACACCAACCCGTCCGGCACCCAACACCTCGCCGTCCGCACCTACACCCCCGACCGGTTCGCGTTCACCACCCTCGACACTCTGCCGCTACAGAACCGGTACGGCTACGCCAACGCCAACCCCATCACCAACATCGACCCCACCGGCCACTTCTCGGTCGCGGACGTGATCAACGGCGTCGTCATCGCCGCGGGCGTCCTGTTCACAGTCGTCACCGCGTGGGCGACCTTCGGCGCGACCCTCGCCGCCCTCTCCCCCGCTGCAGCGATCGCCGTCGCCGCCTCGGCCGGCGCCTCCGTCACGGTCAGCTCGCTCGCCGGCGTCGCCGGCTCCACGCTCGCGGTCCTCGGCTATGTCAACGACAACCATGTCCAGTTCCTCGACGAAGGAACGCGCGAGCGCTTCACCTACTCGGAGTACGCCCTCATGGGCGTAGGCGTGCTGGCGACCGGCCTCACCGTCGCCGCCCTCAAGGTCGCACCGAAAATGGGCGCAGCCACCGCTCAGCAGACCGAACCGGTCATTCAGCTCGTGACCGAGAACACGACCCCGCTCGACAAGGCGCTGAAAACGTTCAAACCGCGCGCGTACCTCTCACAGCGAACGAGCGCGACTGACTTCGGGCGACGCACCGAGGTCTATGAGGTTTTCCAGCGCACCGCTACCCAGGAGGTCAGCACCGCCCTCGACTGGGAGCTCAATGTCAGCGGTATCGGACTCGCGAGCGTCTCGAAGGACTACGAGCTCGCCGTCACCCGACTGAACACCACGAGTCTCGCCGGCGAGCAGCTCTTGGACTTCCTGAAGGAGCACCGCACCCTGATCGAGTACGCTGAGAAGACGTTCGCGAAGGTCCGTGGAGCCGTCCTTCCCGCCTTCAAGGGGACTGACGACGAACGGGCGGCATTCAACTTGATCATGCCCGCACTCGAGGAGACCCCCGAGTTCGCCGCGATCGCGCTGCTGCTCGGGACATGA
- a CDS encoding mandelate racemase/muconate lactonizing enzyme family protein → MRIVDIRCARIGRSPIIRVLTDEGIDGFAEIEYSKPYVADTLPVYRRLLLGADPTEVERCMLRIRRMGASKPWGAIVSAIEIALWDIAGRALDVPVHRLLGGKVRDRIRVYNGGIRTDLGTHTPEDYAASMAYMAASPEGFSILKEGVGLHGFMAPNTPDFLYGDLREGPLHPNRGFITPSAVSHIVDCVAAMKDAIGPTRRLALDMGPGWVVSDAITVLRALEPFDIAWAEDVLTGDFVPWNDVAGYRELTSSVAVPTHTGEQLYLRQNFRELIEQRAVRVIGPDPGDVGGLAELKWIAEFADLYGVGMAPHGVSSGLLGLAALIQVSATLPDNLIAFEYPLAQDPWWYDILDGFDSPIVVDGFVRVGDRPGLGFEWDRVAAARHLEPGAEDFFDWNLPED, encoded by the coding sequence ATGAGGATCGTCGACATCCGCTGCGCCCGCATCGGCCGCAGCCCGATCATCCGGGTCCTCACCGACGAAGGCATCGACGGGTTCGCCGAGATCGAGTACTCGAAGCCGTACGTCGCCGACACGCTGCCCGTGTATCGCCGTTTGTTGCTCGGCGCCGACCCCACCGAGGTCGAACGCTGCATGCTGCGCATCCGTCGGATGGGCGCGTCCAAGCCCTGGGGTGCGATCGTCTCGGCGATCGAGATCGCGCTCTGGGACATCGCCGGCCGTGCGCTCGACGTCCCCGTCCACCGGCTGCTCGGCGGCAAGGTGCGCGATCGGATCCGCGTGTACAACGGCGGCATCCGAACCGATCTGGGAACGCATACGCCGGAGGACTACGCCGCATCGATGGCGTACATGGCGGCGTCGCCGGAGGGGTTCTCGATCCTCAAGGAGGGCGTGGGACTGCACGGGTTCATGGCGCCGAACACGCCCGACTTCCTCTACGGCGACCTGCGTGAGGGTCCGCTGCACCCGAACCGCGGCTTCATCACGCCGAGCGCCGTGAGCCACATCGTCGACTGCGTGGCCGCGATGAAAGACGCGATCGGTCCCACGCGCCGACTCGCGCTCGACATGGGGCCGGGCTGGGTCGTCTCCGACGCCATCACGGTGCTGCGGGCGCTCGAGCCGTTCGACATCGCCTGGGCGGAGGACGTGCTCACGGGCGACTTCGTGCCGTGGAACGACGTCGCCGGCTATCGCGAGCTCACCTCCTCGGTCGCCGTGCCGACCCACACGGGCGAGCAGCTCTACCTGCGTCAGAACTTCCGCGAGCTCATCGAGCAGCGTGCCGTCCGGGTGATCGGGCCCGATCCCGGAGACGTCGGCGGGCTCGCCGAGCTGAAGTGGATCGCCGAGTTCGCCGACCTCTACGGCGTCGGCATGGCACCGCACGGGGTCAGTAGCGGTCTCTTGGGACTCGCCGCGCTCATCCAGGTGTCGGCGACGCTCCCGGACAATCTCATCGCGTTCGAGTACCCGCTCGCGCAGGACCCGTGGTGGTACGACATCCTCGACGGCTTCGACTCACCGATCGTCGTCGACGGGTTCGTGCGTGTCGGCGACCGGCCGGGGCTCGGCTTCGAGTGGGACCGCGTCGCGGCAGCGAGGCACCTCGAGCCGGGCGCCGAGGACTTCTTCGACTGGAACCTTCCGGAGGACTGA
- a CDS encoding carbohydrate ABC transporter permease, with the protein MTITAPRPVRPAPRRRRAGHPVALMIPAAVLTAVLMLVPIVSTIVRVIGDGGEGLVRLFDLPNIWPIMLNTAIWTLGSVLGGIVIGYLGALVLQSPRLRLVGVWRALVMVPWIIPGVVAATVWRWTLSTDYGILNQTLLDLGILDAPVRWLSNPDIVLIAVAMIQIWVTAPFVMLMVSAALAGIPEERYEAARLDGANARVILWHIVLPAIRTTTGICVLTLAIWALNSFTIIWVTTSGGPAGASTILPILLYQAFQNGDQALVFAVAMVQLLIGAGFAVLFARTMRTDLEEQS; encoded by the coding sequence ATGACGATCACCGCCCCCAGGCCGGTCCGGCCTGCCCCTCGCCGGCGACGGGCAGGCCACCCCGTGGCCCTCATGATCCCGGCCGCCGTGTTGACGGCCGTGCTGATGCTCGTGCCGATCGTGTCGACGATCGTCCGGGTGATCGGCGACGGCGGCGAGGGGCTCGTGCGCCTCTTCGATCTGCCGAACATCTGGCCGATCATGCTCAACACCGCAATCTGGACCCTGGGGTCGGTCCTGGGCGGAATCGTCATCGGGTACCTCGGTGCACTGGTCCTGCAGTCGCCACGGCTCCGGCTCGTGGGCGTCTGGCGGGCGCTCGTCATGGTGCCGTGGATCATCCCCGGCGTCGTCGCCGCGACCGTGTGGCGGTGGACACTCTCGACCGACTACGGGATCCTGAACCAGACCCTGCTCGATCTCGGCATCCTCGACGCCCCCGTCCGGTGGCTGTCCAACCCCGACATCGTCCTCATCGCGGTCGCGATGATCCAGATCTGGGTGACCGCCCCGTTCGTGATGCTCATGGTGTCGGCGGCGCTCGCCGGCATCCCGGAAGAACGCTACGAGGCGGCCCGGCTCGACGGCGCCAACGCGCGGGTGATCCTCTGGCACATCGTGCTCCCGGCGATCCGGACGACGACCGGCATCTGCGTGCTCACCCTCGCGATCTGGGCGCTCAACTCGTTCACGATCATCTGGGTCACGACCTCGGGCGGCCCGGCAGGCGCCTCGACGATCCTGCCGATCCTGCTCTACCAGGCATTCCAGAACGGCGATCAAGCGCTCGTCTTCGCCGTGGCGATGGTGCAGCTGCTCATCGGCGCCGGATTCGCGGTGCTCTTCGCCCGCACCATGCGCACCGACCTGGAGGAACAGTCGTGA
- a CDS encoding ABC transporter substrate-binding protein, producing the protein MAVRPRTAILLGVAAAAVVAIGATVAINAAGSSSDQDTVTWWVPDWDAAAAETIVEQFESEHPGIDVEMVTTTGDTIANRVSVALDSGTTPDVITESIGRIRGYADAGQLADLSDLYGGDMPTSDFAPGLVESLTFDGGTYAVPYRWATNALIYNPELFEAAGIDAPPATWDEFVEDARTLTQGDVVGTAWPMQGDAMDLILRYLDFAVSDGASIENGTPQLTEASSAAAIELIGTAIQEGWASPSSFELDNTGIRELFLQGRIAMYPAGVFDVDEAIAQGAPVASALLPGPDGPGTAQGVGWAYIVPEASTQQDAAKELVAFLGQPENMAALTMTFPARISASEDPKFTTPERAAYAEQLAEHSVPAPNDPRWTAILQSVHDQIQQVALGRETAEGAAAAIQQLADDALAG; encoded by the coding sequence ATGGCCGTGAGACCTCGCACCGCAATCCTCCTGGGCGTCGCCGCCGCGGCGGTTGTCGCGATCGGCGCCACCGTCGCCATCAACGCCGCAGGATCGTCCTCCGACCAGGACACCGTGACCTGGTGGGTCCCCGACTGGGATGCCGCCGCGGCGGAGACCATCGTCGAACAGTTCGAGTCGGAGCACCCCGGCATCGACGTCGAGATGGTCACCACCACCGGCGACACCATTGCGAACCGCGTGTCGGTCGCGCTCGACTCCGGCACGACGCCCGACGTGATCACCGAGTCGATCGGCCGCATTCGCGGCTACGCGGACGCGGGACAGCTCGCCGACCTGAGCGATCTCTACGGCGGCGACATGCCGACCAGCGACTTCGCACCGGGGCTGGTGGAATCGCTCACCTTCGACGGCGGCACGTACGCCGTGCCGTACCGGTGGGCCACGAACGCGCTCATCTACAACCCGGAGCTCTTCGAAGCCGCCGGCATCGACGCGCCCCCGGCGACCTGGGACGAGTTCGTGGAGGATGCGCGCACGCTCACCCAGGGCGACGTGGTCGGCACCGCATGGCCGATGCAGGGCGACGCGATGGACCTCATCCTGCGCTACCTCGACTTCGCCGTGTCCGATGGCGCGTCGATCGAGAACGGGACGCCGCAGTTGACCGAGGCGTCGAGTGCCGCCGCGATCGAGCTCATCGGCACCGCGATCCAGGAGGGCTGGGCGAGCCCGAGCTCGTTCGAGCTCGACAACACCGGCATCCGCGAACTGTTCCTGCAGGGCCGGATCGCCATGTACCCGGCAGGCGTCTTCGACGTCGACGAGGCGATCGCACAGGGCGCTCCGGTCGCGAGCGCGCTGCTGCCCGGTCCCGACGGCCCCGGCACCGCGCAGGGCGTCGGCTGGGCGTACATCGTGCCCGAGGCATCCACGCAGCAGGATGCCGCGAAGGAGCTCGTCGCCTTCCTCGGCCAGCCTGAGAACATGGCCGCGCTCACCATGACCTTCCCCGCCCGGATCAGCGCGTCCGAGGACCCGAAGTTCACGACCCCGGAGCGTGCGGCCTACGCCGAACAGCTCGCCGAGCACTCCGTCCCGGCTCCGAACGACCCGCGCTGGACCGCGATCCTCCAGTCCGTGCACGACCAGATCCAGCAGGTCGCCCTCGGCCGTGAGACCGCCGAGGGTGCCGCCGCGGCCATCCAGCAGCTCGCGGACGACGCGCTCGCAGGCTGA
- a CDS encoding heme-binding protein, with product MEHNDEALLAEVRSEAPVLQVPRFDHAIARRIGMTAATRAERDGLPVAIGVMRGAQRVFHAAFEGTTAEHDDWLRRKVNSAVLHEVPSLELVLRQRVAGRVPDWLDPHEYAVAGGAVPLFLAGSLVGVVVVSGLTETMRADHDLAMAAIHDAIGGAS from the coding sequence ATGGAACACAATGATGAGGCCCTGCTCGCTGAGGTCCGATCAGAGGCGCCGGTGCTGCAGGTGCCGCGCTTCGATCACGCGATCGCTCGCCGCATCGGCATGACTGCGGCGACCCGGGCGGAGCGGGACGGGCTTCCCGTCGCCATCGGGGTGATGCGCGGTGCGCAGCGGGTGTTCCACGCGGCGTTCGAGGGTACGACGGCCGAGCACGACGACTGGTTGCGCCGGAAGGTCAACAGCGCGGTGCTCCACGAGGTGCCCAGCCTCGAGCTCGTCCTCCGTCAGCGGGTCGCCGGCCGGGTGCCGGATTGGCTCGACCCGCACGAGTACGCGGTCGCGGGCGGTGCGGTGCCGCTCTTCCTCGCGGGCAGTCTCGTGGGCGTGGTCGTCGTGTCCGGGCTGACCGAGACGATGCGCGCCGACCATGACCTCGCGATGGCGGCGATCCATGACGCGATCGGTGGGGCCTCGTGA
- a CDS encoding carbohydrate ABC transporter permease translates to MTPRIGRTLIGIGIWALLALILVWSLAPVVVMVFTSFKARGDIFSVPARLLPETWTLDNYVSVFTASTMPQALWNSIVVGVLVAVATLVFCFSAGYALARFRFRSARPLALFILLGQVVPLTVVLLPLFQIISSANLLDSTIGVAFAHLAITVPLVTWMVRNQVAAIPVELEEAAMIDGGSRFDAVTYVTLPICAPGLAAAGMFAFLQSWHEFLFASVLTSSAASRTAPVALTEFSNEFSVDWGATMAASVVLTVPIVIAFVAMQRYFVGGLTGGAVKG, encoded by the coding sequence GTGACCCCCCGCATCGGCCGGACGCTCATCGGCATCGGCATCTGGGCGCTGCTGGCGCTCATCCTCGTCTGGAGCCTCGCGCCCGTCGTGGTCATGGTCTTCACGTCGTTCAAGGCGCGCGGGGACATCTTCTCGGTGCCTGCGCGGCTCCTGCCCGAGACGTGGACGCTCGACAACTACGTCTCGGTCTTCACGGCGAGCACGATGCCCCAGGCCCTGTGGAACTCGATCGTCGTCGGCGTCCTCGTTGCCGTCGCGACGCTCGTGTTCTGCTTCAGCGCCGGCTACGCGCTCGCGCGGTTCCGCTTCCGGTCCGCGCGCCCGCTCGCCCTGTTCATCCTGCTCGGGCAGGTCGTGCCGCTCACCGTCGTGCTGCTCCCGCTGTTCCAGATCATCTCCTCGGCGAACCTGCTCGACTCGACGATCGGCGTCGCGTTTGCGCACCTCGCGATCACGGTCCCGCTAGTGACGTGGATGGTGCGCAACCAGGTCGCGGCCATCCCAGTCGAGCTCGAGGAAGCGGCGATGATCGACGGGGGATCGCGCTTCGACGCGGTCACCTACGTGACGCTGCCCATTTGCGCCCCAGGCCTCGCTGCGGCCGGCATGTTCGCCTTCCTGCAGTCGTGGCACGAGTTCCTCTTCGCGTCCGTGCTCACGAGCTCGGCCGCCTCCAGGACCGCGCCCGTGGCGCTCACCGAGTTCTCGAATGAGTTCAGCGTGGACTGGGGCGCCACGATGGCCGCATCGGTCGTGCTCACGGTGCCCATCGTCATCGCGTTCGTCGCGATGCAGCGCTACTTCGTCGGCGGGCTCACCGGGGGAGCGGTCAAAGGATGA
- a CDS encoding LCP family protein, translating into MARHGRLRAHNVWKSIAKVVASTVAVVLVSGTAVAAYAAWDLANTVQPTVKLDSEKVLEGVPDVGAIEGGVNLLLIGSDSRAGQGTGFGDPDEETAVLNDVTMLMHIAEDHSHAEVISFPRDMLVDVPACNDPENPGETLYEQYDVKINTVLSYGGMDCVAKTVENLTGVTIPFAGIVQFLGVAGLSEAVGGVDVCVAEPIEDEYTGIFLDPGTHTLAGIDALQFLRTRHGVGDGSDLGRISNQQVFLSSLARKLQSDGTLNDPVKLYSIAKAALANMQLSSSLVDPTKMISIAKALKDTDLEKIAFIQYPTAYVDGGGAVAPTAAAELVNTALQQDLPVTFDPNAQNNDFGSAADPNAVPPEAPVEGEAPVEGEAPVEGEAPVEGEAPADPEAPAPTPTEALPSTVAGQTAAETRCSSGRTLGDQ; encoded by the coding sequence GTGGCGCGCCACGGGCGCCTTCGCGCACACAATGTCTGGAAGTCCATCGCGAAGGTCGTGGCATCCACCGTCGCCGTCGTGCTCGTCTCGGGCACCGCGGTCGCGGCGTACGCCGCGTGGGACCTGGCCAACACGGTGCAGCCGACCGTCAAGCTCGACAGCGAGAAGGTGCTCGAGGGCGTGCCCGACGTCGGCGCGATCGAAGGCGGAGTGAACCTGCTGCTCATCGGCAGCGACAGTCGCGCCGGTCAGGGCACCGGGTTCGGCGACCCCGACGAAGAGACCGCCGTGCTGAACGACGTGACGATGCTCATGCACATCGCCGAAGACCACTCGCACGCCGAGGTCATCAGCTTCCCGCGCGACATGCTCGTGGACGTGCCCGCGTGCAACGACCCCGAGAACCCCGGCGAGACGCTCTACGAGCAGTACGACGTGAAGATCAACACGGTGTTGTCGTACGGAGGCATGGACTGCGTCGCGAAGACCGTCGAGAACCTCACCGGCGTGACGATCCCGTTCGCGGGCATCGTGCAGTTCCTCGGTGTCGCGGGGCTCTCCGAGGCGGTCGGCGGCGTGGACGTCTGCGTCGCGGAGCCCATCGAAGACGAGTACACGGGCATCTTCCTCGACCCGGGCACGCACACGCTCGCCGGCATCGACGCGCTGCAGTTCCTGCGCACGCGGCACGGCGTCGGTGACGGATCCGACCTCGGGCGCATCTCGAACCAGCAGGTGTTCCTGTCGTCGCTCGCGCGGAAGCTCCAGTCCGACGGCACGCTCAACGATCCGGTCAAGCTGTACTCGATTGCGAAGGCCGCGCTCGCCAACATGCAGCTCTCGAGCAGCCTCGTCGACCCGACGAAGATGATCTCGATCGCGAAGGCGCTGAAAGACACCGACCTCGAGAAGATCGCGTTCATCCAGTACCCGACCGCGTACGTCGACGGTGGTGGTGCCGTGGCTCCCACCGCGGCGGCCGAGCTGGTGAACACGGCACTGCAGCAGGACCTGCCGGTGACGTTCGACCCGAACGCCCAGAACAACGACTTCGGGTCGGCGGCCGACCCGAACGCGGTCCCGCCCGAGGCGCCCGTCGAGGGTGAGGCACCCGTCGAGGGCGAGGCGCCGGTCGAGGGTGAGGCCCCGGTCGAGGGTGAGGCGCCCGCCGACCCCGAGGCGCCCGCGCCGACGCCGACCGAGGCGCTGCCCAGCACGGTCGCGGGGCAGACCGCGGCCGAGACGCGCTGTTCGTCGGGCCGCACGCTCGGCGACCAGTAG
- a CDS encoding GntR family transcriptional regulator, protein MNGVDRRSPIPFYLQLKDAIVADIARRALEPGDRLPGEMEMCEHYDVSRTVVRQALLELEREGFVRREKGRGTFVGDPHSSRGIGGALVGTFEDIQSNAGEQHSSLLRRGLVSASPQVARDLGIDEGVEVVEIERLREVDGSPWAYTRTQLPLDIGRPLLDIPLEDVSLFGILEREYGVRFDHAKRSVEADVASEAVANALGVAVGAAMLIMRSLSFDADGRAIERFAGWHRGDRSRLDIEVRNAHDAPI, encoded by the coding sequence GTGAACGGCGTCGATCGACGCTCGCCGATCCCGTTCTATCTGCAACTCAAGGATGCGATCGTCGCGGACATCGCGCGCCGCGCGCTCGAGCCCGGTGATCGACTGCCAGGTGAGATGGAGATGTGCGAGCACTACGATGTCTCGCGCACGGTCGTGCGGCAGGCCCTGCTCGAGCTCGAGCGCGAGGGGTTCGTGCGGCGCGAGAAGGGTCGCGGCACGTTCGTCGGCGATCCGCACAGCTCACGCGGTATCGGCGGCGCGCTCGTCGGCACGTTCGAAGACATCCAGAGCAATGCGGGGGAGCAGCACTCGAGCCTGTTGCGGCGCGGCCTGGTCTCGGCCTCGCCGCAGGTTGCGCGCGATCTCGGCATCGACGAGGGCGTGGAGGTCGTCGAGATCGAGCGGCTCCGCGAAGTCGACGGGTCCCCTTGGGCCTACACGCGCACCCAGCTCCCGCTGGACATCGGCCGTCCGTTGCTCGACATTCCGCTCGAGGACGTGTCGCTGTTCGGCATCCTCGAACGCGAGTACGGCGTGCGCTTCGATCATGCGAAGCGTTCGGTCGAGGCGGATGTCGCGAGCGAAGCGGTGGCGAACGCGCTCGGTGTCGCGGTCGGCGCGGCCATGCTGATCATGCGGAGCCTCTCATTCGACGCCGACGGGCGTGCCATCGAGCGCTTCGCGGGGTGGCACCGGGGTGATCGCAGTCGGCTCGACATCGAAGTTCGAAACGCACATGACGCCCCGATTTGA